One Glycine max cultivar Williams 82 chromosome 4, Glycine_max_v4.0, whole genome shotgun sequence DNA segment encodes these proteins:
- the LOC100798331 gene encoding replication factor C subunit 2, whose amino-acid sequence MAPILQSTQPWVEKYRPKQVKDVAHQDEVVRVLTNTLETGSCPHMLFYGPPGTGKTTTALAIAHQLFGPELYKSRVLELNASDDRGINVVRTKIKDFAAVAVGTNQRKSGYPCPPFKIIVLDEADSMTEDAQNALRRTMETYSKVTRFFFICNYVSRIIEPLASRCAKFRFKPLSEEIMSSRILYISQEEGLCLDAEALSTLSSISHGDLRRAITYLQSAARLFGSSISSENLISVSGVVPAKVVEELLKACKSGNFDLANKEVNNFIAEGYPASQMLTQLFESIVEDNDLSDEQKARISKKLGEADKCLVDGADEYLQLLDVVSNTMKAFSNMPETFAYKC is encoded by the exons ATGGCGCCAATCCTGCAGAGCACTCAGCCATGGGTCGAGAAATA CCGGCCAAAGCAAGTGAAAGATGTTGCCCACCAAGATGAAGTTGTTCGAGTACTGACAAACACCCTTGAAACTGGAAGT TGTCCCCACATGCTCTTCTATGGTCCTCCCGGCACAGGAAAAACAACGACTGCCCTTGCAATTGCCCATCAGCTTTTTGG ACCTGAGCTCTATAAGTCTAGGGTGCTGGAGCTGAATGCAAGTGATGATAGAGGGATTAATGTTGTTCGaacaaagataaaagattttgcTGCTGTTGCTGTTGGTACTAATCAGCGTAAAAG TGGTTATCCTTGTCCACCATTTAAGATTATTGTTCTAGACGAGGCAGATTCAATGACTGAAGATGCTCAG AATGCCCTGAGGCGTACAATGGAAACTTACTCTAAAGTTACAAGGTTCTTTTTTATATGCAACTATGTTAGCAG GATTATAGAACCACTTGCTTCAAGGTGTGCAAAATTCAGGTTCAAACCATTATCAGAAGAAATCATGAGCAGCCGGATATTATACATCTCCCAAGAAGAGGGACTCTGTCTTGATGCTGAG GCTCTTTCAACCCTGAGTTCTATTTCTCATGGAGATCTTCGTCGGGCAATCACATACTTGCAG TCTGCAGCTCGCTTATTTGGATCTTCAATTTCTTCAGAGAATCTGATTTCTGTGTCTGGG GTTGTTCCGGCAAAGGTTGTGGAGGAACTTCTTAAAGCTTGCAAAAGTGGTAATTTTGATTTGGCAAACAAGGAAGTCAACAATTTCATTGCAGAGGGATATCCAGCTTCTCAGATGCTTACTCAG ttaTTTGAGTCCATTGTTGAAGACAATGACTTATCTGATGAGCAAAAAGCAAGAATATCCAAGAAGCTGGGTGAAGCTGATAAG TGCTTAGTTGACGGTGCTGATGAATACTTACAACTTCTTGATGTGGTCAGCAATACAATGAAAGCTTTTAGCAACATGCCAGAAACATTTGCTTACAAATGTTAG
- the LOC102661655 gene encoding uncharacterized protein, with amino-acid sequence MGAVSDHDGDSFKKAGAVPFKWEVKPGLPIVQQKLHHQKLESPSLKLRPPPPAGAYLLSPEEPRTRSFRSTPRVRSDRWRFERPLLARAESVSSGCFFSPVLRRLQRRKKVKVPKRVVEEDYTSELETLGRWSLSSTKSLSPFSVASTASSSVASSPRPVSDAEWAGFGLF; translated from the coding sequence ATGGGTGCAGTAAGTGATCATGATGGTGATTCATTTAAGAAGGCAGGTGCAGTTCCTTTTAAGTGGGAGGTAAAGCCGGGACTCCCCATAGTGCAACAAAAGCTCCACCACCAGAAGCTGGAATCGCCGTCGCTGAAGCTCAGGCCACCGCCGCCGGCAGGTGCCTACCTGCTTTCTCCGGAGGAACCCCGGACTCGGTCCTTCCGGTCCACTCCGAGGGTCCGCTCCGACCGCTGGCGGTTCGAGCGCCCTCTTCTAGCCCGAGCCGAGAGCGTGTCGTCGGGTTGCTTCTTTTCGCCGGTTTTGAGGCGATTGCAACGGAGGAAGAAGGTGAAGGTTCCGAAGAGAGTGGTTGAAGAGGACTATACGTCGGAGCTTGAGACGCTAGGTCGGTGGTCCTTGTCGTCGACGAAGTCGCTCTCGCCGTTTTCCGTGGCGTCGACGGCGTCGTCTTCCGTGGCGTCGTCGCCCCGGCCAGTTAGTGATGCCGAATGGGCCGGGTTTGGGCTTTTCTGA